A region of Fusarium keratoplasticum isolate Fu6.1 chromosome 6, whole genome shotgun sequence DNA encodes the following proteins:
- a CDS encoding FACT complex subunit POB3, producing the protein MTAIESFDNIYLDLSKESGKCRFAETGFGWKPASGGDTFTLDHSNIASAQWSRAAKGYEIKILQRANSGIIQLDGFQQEDYDRLAKVFKNWYSTVLENKEHALRGWNWGKAEFSKSELTFSVQNRPAFELAYSEIANTNLAGRNEVAVEMSLPATAADSGANPSLGGARSKGSKAAAGRDQLVEMRFYIPGVTTRKEAEGEDAGSDAGNAEEEKNAATLFYETLIDKAEIGETAGDTIATFLDVLHLTPRGRFDIDMYEASFRLRGKTYDYKIQYEAIKKFMVLPKPDEVHYMLVIGLDPPLRQGQTRYPFVVMQFKKDEEVTIDLNLNEEELKKKYQDKLEPHYEEPLHQVVAKIFRGLGNKKISSPAKDFITHRNQYGIKCSIKASEGSLYCLEKAFMFVPKPATYIAYEQTQSVTFSRVSGAVSALSTFDITVLLKNGAGSSQFSNISREDLKALETFFKLKGLRVKNEIDEDANLLAAALDQEMDDSEDEVVAKADRGSADEDEESVDEDFQADSESDVAEEFDSAHESSGSGSDESGVDDDDDDDDEDNEEERPKKKKKTT; encoded by the exons ATGACTGCCAT CGAGAGTTTCGACAACATTTACTTGGACCTCTCCAAGGAGAGCGGCAAGTGCAGATTCGCCGAAACTGGCTTCGGTTGGAAGCCTGCGAGCGGCGGCGACACCTTTACCCTCGATCACAGCAACATCGCCTCTGCGCAATGGAGTCGCGCCGCCAAGGGCTACGAGATCAAGATCTTGCAACGCGCCAATTCCGgcatcatccagctcgaTGGCTTCCAGCAGGAGGACTACGACCGACTCGCCAAGGTCTTCAAGAACTGGTACAGCACTGTTCTCGAGAACAAGGAGCACGCTCTTCGCGGCTGGAACTGGGGCAAGGCAGAGTTCTCCAAGTCTGAACTCACCTTCAGCGTGCAAAATCGACCTGCTTTCGAGCTCGCCTACTCGGAGATCGCAAACACCAACCTTGCTGGTCGAAATGAAGTGGCCGTAGAAATGTCCCTTCCTGCCACAGCTGCCGATTCGGGCGCCAACCCATCGCTCGGCGGAGCTCGGTCAAAGGGCTCCAAGGCTGCCGCTGGTCGCGATCAGCTGGTCGAGATGCGCTTCTACATCCCCGGTGTCACCACTCGtaaggaggctgagggcgaggatgctGGCAGTGATGCCGGCAacgctgaggaggagaagaacgCAGCTACCCTCTTCTACGAAACTCTgatcgacaaggccgagattgGCGAAACAGCTGGCGACACCATCGCCACATTCTTGGATGTTCTGCATCTCACTCCCAG AGGTCGTTTTGACATCGATATGTATGAGGCATCGTTCCGCCTCCGTGGAAAGACGTACGACTACAAGATCCAAtacgaggccatcaagaagttCATGGTGCTCCCCAAGCCCGACGAGGTCCACTACATGCTTGTCATTGGTCTCGATCCACCTCTGCGCCAGGGTCAAACTCGCTACCCCTTCGTTGTCATGCAGTTtaagaaggacgaggaggttaCCATtgacctcaacctcaacgaggaagagctcaagaagaagtacCAAGACAAGCTTGAGCCTCACTATGAGGAGCCTCTCCACCAGGTTGTGGCCAAGATTTTCCGTGGTCTCGGTAACAAGAAGATTTCGTCCCCTGCCAAGGACTTTATCAC ACACCGCAACCAGTACGGTATCAAGTGTTCCATCAAGGCCAGCGAGGGTTCCCTCTACTGTCTGGAAAAGGCCTTCATGTTTGTTCCCAAGCCGGCAACTTACATCGCCTACGAACAGACTCAGTCGGTTACCTTCTCTCGTGTCAGCGGAGCTGTGTCAGCCTTGTCGACGTTCGATATCACTGTTCTCCTAAAGAACGGCGCCGGCTCATCGCAGTTCAGCAACATTAGTCGTGAGGACCTGAAGGCTCTTGAGACCTttttcaagctcaagggtcTCCGCGTCAAGAACGAGATTGACGAGGACGCCAACCTTCTCGCTGCAGCACTTGAccaagagatggatgattccgaggatgaggtggtCGCTAAGGCCGACCGAGGCTCAgcggatgaagacgaggagagcGTGGATGAAGACTTCCAGGCTGACAGCGAAAGTGACGTCGCAGAGGAGTTCGACAGCGCCCACGAGAGTTCTGGCTCAGGAAGTGATGAGAgcggtgttgatgatgatgacgatgacgatgacgaggacaacgaggaggagaggcccaagaagaagaagaagaccacCTAA
- a CDS encoding Allergen Fus c 3 — protein sequence MAGEHSGDQSFYDFLIEEPEMMAPAPPGHFQHQQPISPPNRTSRDPPPRPDPTEIETHHPAHHPVLGMQLPEPSRAQSRGHLHLDLHGPPTPVAHGAHPSQALHDLHGAVHATQGPAGFANQLPVSTGPMAIDWGLYSVGHNSLSLNPPQFDFPGAMIPAGDGTIGHQNHLSHTSTDPAFAYGSELVSPSSIHSSRGHYDSAVSSHWDDALSHGASTPKVTTPAAHVTANPWAEVDEVQEDNHPAPASRPRRTTRPRRQKKDARKTSEASQGGSSSAGGAPSVSDAASPSSASQNSRASIGSKSASMVSTTSTASSRQSKLRSASRTSKNSRDKPNDTPEERRTRASHNLVEKQYRNRLNAQFESLLNALPEQARSGGNGNGNGNGNGDDNESDAANDADRRVSKGEVLEMARKHIQALEQERNQLERENLELQGSLRRLKGSASEGTASSSGQQTPLDFNSNTDQDKARDDRDED from the exons ATGGCGGGGGAACACAGCGGGGACCAGTCATTCTATGACTTCCTCATAGAGGAGCCAGAG ATGATGGCGCCAGCGCCACCCGGTCATTTTCAGCATCAACAGCCCATTTCGCCGCCGAATCGAACCAGCCGCGATCCGCCGCCGCGGCCAGACCCGACCGAGATCGAGACCCACCATCCAGCCCATCACCCGGTACTCGGGATGCAACTACCGGAGCCATCACGTGCGCAATCACGCGGGCACCTTCACCTCGACTTACACGGTCCTCCGACTCCTGTAGCTCACGGAGCGCATCCTTCGCAGGCCTTGCACGACCTCCATGGGGCCGTTCACGCAACGCAGGGCCCAGCGGGCTTTGCGAACCAACTCCCAGTGTCTACAGGCCCGATGGCAATAGATTGGGGTCTTTACAGCGTTGGACATAACAGTCTTTCGCTGAATCCACCTCAATTCGACTTCCCAGGAGCCATGATCCCTGCTGGCGACGGCACGATCGGCCATCAGAATCATCTCTCACATACGTCGACAGACCCCGCTTTCGCGTATGGAAGCGAGCTCGTCTCGCCATCCAGCATACATTCATCCAGGGGTCACTACGATAGTGCCGTTTCCAGTCACTGGGATGACGCTCTCAGTCATGGAGCGAGCACCCCGAAGGTGACGACGCCCGCTGCTCATGTAACCGCAAATCCCTGGGCCGAAGTGGACGAAGTTCAAGAAGACAACCACCCCGCGCCCGCCTCGAGGCCACGAAGAACGACCCGACCTAGAAGACAGAAGAAGGACGCTAGGAAAACCTCTGAAGCTTCTCagggcggcagcagcagtgCTGGTGGTGCGCCTTCGGTATCTGATGCGGCCAGTCCCAGTTCTGCGTCACAGAACAGCCGCGCCAGCATTGGCTCGAAATCCGCATCCATGGTGTCAACGACATCGACAGCTTCCAGTCGCCAGAGCAAGCTTCGCAGTGCCTCTCGAACGTCCAAGAACAGTCGTGACAAGCCTAATGATACTCCAGAAGAACGACGGACCCGAGCGTCGCATAACCTCGTCGAGAAGCAATACCGCAACCGCCTGAACGCGCAATTCGAATCACTCCTCAATGCTCTGCCAGAGCAAGCTCGATCTGGCGGAAATGGAAACGGAAACGGAAACGGAAACGGTGACGATAACGAATCCGATGCCGCGAACGATGCAGACCGCCGTGTGAGCAAGGGCGAGGTGCTTGAAATGGCCCGCAAGCATATTCAAGCACTGGAACAGGAACGAAACCAGCTCGAGCGCGAGAACCTCGAACTACAAGGCAGTCTCCGGCGACTCAAAGGATCTGCCTCGGAGGGTACTGCATCCTCGTCAGGCCAGCAAACGCCGCTCGATTTCAATAGCAACACGGATCAGGACAAGGCCCGTGACGATCGAGATGAGGACTGA
- a CDS encoding CRIB domain-containing protein: MWASTMPYYSEYQSNRSERDVPQNASARSSTHADADSNMDGSNHSFRDVAPNQQPPVDLNELMGPAIEGPPSPERIRQLSKQMKHASHLHRGHRTVSSGSSSLLASEFDSMSITRRSSQRSTTSGSPSRDRPDSVQVLGKNIFHRRAKSSKSGRSKRESSAHSSSGSSLYSAETGSENSLATFKDSFIPTIFARRKTSRDESALQKKLQISGPFNFQHVTHTPRDQIVSLQRGSRMELMSEMSAMRTADPTSQDLHFRNFSSEHLAEHQNPSPRFQTGPRRLLKHARSQEQLRTSPPPRPVRPPRSPPMEPLHSPTLGPIPPPRVSSRQSTQRDGEPADRPQTSGGFRRPRPFSPDEPLDQPPATSHGYGAARESEELVVDEHRFSHAITTPDDAAWPLGVPGTASYESPLPDVPEEEEHFVHTGRSRVSVTSTRSSLRASQSVPVLRGFQRPMSGASDTLGPLENRKSGHHDGSGADVPSIRESWEDDIDYCYEHEADANFDYEWERPSMDVEPDMAPPVQVAMADDELREVPTIGTAESSPGMLSASRFDMPALSPASQASPPIGHEALTPSSGAVTNNFSFPRGEKGTRPPNLSHSHSRSDSRASSFKESHGFTLSPSLLIPGDYHQQMLLSEAEKHNYTGEDEIVHGMVGSGHSYEDVSNAASHASLNLSHQRASVSTTATSSTTISDSTGERHVSTNSTWTNLTRLTSSTSLSKWAEANDSIPESHLVDPQNDSDEEETTPPAFREKDTVPELTPFPSVPVGKRSLHKSHASESIVRDEVPPMKSAETLKRRPRARTTSLSAQVPPVGQYALFPRAYVKGNNDRI, encoded by the coding sequence ATGTGGGCTTCGACGATGCCATACTACTCAGAATATCAATCAAACCGTTCCGAACGCGATGTACCCCAGAACGCTTCCGCCAGGTCAAGCACGCACGCGGACGCCGACAGCAACATGGACGGCAGCAACCATAGTTTCCGAGATGTGGCTCCCAACCAACAGCCACCCGTCGACCTGAATGAATTAATGGGGCCAGCCATCGAGGGCCCTCCCTCCCCCGAGAGAATTCGTCAATTAAGCAAGCAAATGAAACATGCGTCTCACCTCCACCGGGGCCACCGAACCGTGTCTTCGGGCTCCTCGTCACTTCTGGCCTCTGAATTCGACAGCATGAGCATCACACGCCGATCCTCGCAGCGATCTACAACCAGTGGCAGCCCTTCTAGAGACCGACCCGACAGTGTCCAGGTATTGGGCAAGAATATTTTCCATCGCCGTGCCAAGTCGAGCAAGTCGGGTCGGTCGAAGCGCGAAAGCAGTGCTCACAGCTCATCAGGAAGCTCGCTATATTCTGCCGAAACGGGCAGTGAGAATTCCCTGGCGACCTTCAAGGACTCTTTTATTCCAACCATTTTCGCCCGCCGGAAAACATCTCGAGACGAATCAGCActgcagaagaagctgcaaaTATCTGGACCTTTCAACTTTCAACATGTTACACACACACCACGGGATCAGATCGTCAGCCTTCAGCGGGGCAGCCGCATGGAGTTGATGTCTGAGATGTCGGCCATGCGTACTGCAGACCCGACAAGCCAGGATCTCCACTTTCGAAACTTCTCTTCAGAACATCTGGCTGAGCATCAGAACCCATCGCCGAGGTTCCAAACGGGACCTCGGCGGTTGCTCAAGCACGCCCGATCACAGGAGCAGCTCCGGACCAGCCCTCCTCCCCGGCCGGTGCGACCCCCGAGATCACCCCCAATGGAGCCGCTACACTCTCCGACCCTGGGCCCTATACCTCCTCCGCGGGTGTCGAGCCGCCAATCGACCCAGCGAGATGGCGAGCCCGCAGATCGCCCCCAGACCAGCGGTGGCTTCCGACGACCCCGACCCTTCAGCCCCGATGAGCCCCTGGATCAACCTCCAGCAACCTCTCACGGCTATGGGGCTGCTCGGGAATCGGAGGAGCTGGTGGTAGATGAGCATCGATTTTCGCATGCCATCACCACACCCGACGACGCAGCTTGGCCATTGGGAGTCCCTGGCACTGCCTCCTATGAGTCACCCCTGCCTGACGtgccagaggaggaggagcacTTTGTCCACACTGGCCGCTCCCGAGTCAGCGTCACCAGCACTAGGTCTTCTTTGAGGGCTAGTCAGTCGGTGCCTGTTCTGCGAGGATTCCAAAGGCCCATGAGCGGAGCTTCAGACACACTGGGACCTTTGGAGAACCGTAAGAGTGGTCATCACGACGGCAGCGGAGCCGACGTGCCATCGATCAGGGAGAGCTGGGAGGACGATATCGACTACTGCTACGAACACGAGGCCGATGCCAACTTTGACTATGAGTGGGAGCGACCCTCTATGGATGTTGAACCAGACATGGCGCCGCCAGTGCAAGTGGCCATGGCAGATGATGAGTTGAGGGAGGTACCGACCATCGGCACGGCCGAGTCGTCTCCCGGTATGCTTTCCGCATCCCGTTTTGATATGCCGGCTCTAAGCCCAGCCAGTCAGGCCTCGCCTCCCATCGGCCACGAGGCTCTCACCCCCAGCTCGGGTGCGGTGACGAACAACTTTTCCTTCCCACGCGGGGAGAAGGGGACCCGACCACCCAACCTGAGCCATAGCCACAGCCGCTCCGACTCTCGCGCGTCCAGCTTCAAGGAGTCTCATGGCTTCACCCTTTCCCCCTCTCTTCTCATTCCTGGCGACTACCACCAGCAGATGCTCCtctccgaggccgagaagcacAACTACACGGGCGAAGACGAGATTGTCCACGGCATGGTCGGCTCTGGACACTCCTATGAGGATGTCAGCAACGCAGCTAGCCACGCCTCGCTGAACCTGTCGCATCAGCGTGCCAGCGtctcgacgacggcgaccAGCTCAACCACCATCTCGGACTCGACGGGAGAGCGCCATGTCTCGACCAATTCGACATGGACCAACTTGACGCGGCTCACAAGCAGCACATCGCTTAGCAAGTGGGCTGAGGCAAACGACAGCATCCCCGAGTCCCACCTCGTTGACCCACAGAATGACAGCGACGAAGAGGAGACGACTCCTCCCGCCTTCAGGGAGAAGGATACGGTGCCGGAGCTGACACCTTTCCCCTCGGTGCCTGTTGGCAAGCGATCTCTTCACAAGAGCCACGCAAGCGAGTCAATTGTCCGAGACGAGGTGCCACCGATGAAGTCGGCCGAGACTCTCAAGCGACGCCCAcgggcgaggacgacgagccTCAGCGCCCAGGTTCCGCCGGTCGGACAGTATGCCTTGTTCCCCCGGGCATACGTCAAGGGAAACAACGATCGAATCTAA
- a CDS encoding Cnd3 domain-containing protein, producing MPARTSARSTRTSAARSSVASSAPEVVDTPDNALRTKICAVFRDAQRTTATHRKLVVNLRKIQEPCCYEPENPNASQFNDFDEDAFNREFIRCVTKIMPIKKSESVGERSIRFVGLFLRHASEKDNELMGDVEDEASVMPETPSTRLISQLLEAILPLMTAKDKVVRYRSTQLVSHIINSLDAIDDDLFQKLRHGLLKRIRDKEAMVRSQAVLGLGRLAGNQAEGCTNSDDSEDGDTGLLEKLLEVLQNDPNADVRRSLLVNLPILPETLSLLLERARDQDAATRRAVYSRLLPALGDFRHLSVKMREKLLRWGIRDRDENVRKAAGRLFRERWIEDCAGVQPREDGAPAEPSPPSFEGLQELLERIDVVNTGVENGVALEAMKGFWEGRPDYRETVEFDDNFWETLSAESVFMARSFNEFCRNEGDGKYLALLEEKLPEVTKLAFYLERYLHVLVEAVKRVAEGDEDEDEEEEDTVEQEFIAEQLLQIALTLDYSDEVGRRKMFTLLRQAISIPELPDEVTKLAVEALQGICAPDAAGEREFISIVLESVADVHDTIVDDPPAEEPEDSFHSARSEVSSRPSTPTKSSRRGHTPEMSEEEAHDKAVKEIIVNMKCLHIVQCMLTHVSINLQDNTDLVSMLNNLVVPAVRSHEAPVRERGLVCLGLCALLDRSVAEENLTLFMHFFSKGHTALQITALHILTDILNVHGADLLSSTPSLLKVYIKAVKGGAKSPEVQAAATVAVSKLLLGRVVSDEEACRDLLKSLVVAYFDPSSASNQTVRQALNYFLPVFCFSRAENQDLMRTIALDAIHALFNVREGLEDDDVDVEEDMVSMTTIGACLVDWTDPRKCYSPTDLLDTEKKVVNGDVHLEFAMDILEKLQGNIAKEEKKLLATLLGKLHVSPGSTEEKLREAYTEVSVAVEDGLLSDATSRNALYKIHVSLGKIVNALDDQQQQPAYRRSSRSTSVTLDRQTPEEEKSVVSEPRIKEEEEESDDTIVPKEERESLVEELLSDGDDVEMTDV from the exons ATGCCCGCACGAACTTCAGCTCGGTCGACGCGAACGTCGGCTGCGAGATCCTCGGTCGCATCTTCAGCGCCTGAGGTTGTCGATACTCCAGACAATGCTCTTCGAACCAAGATATGCGCAGTCTTTCGCGATGCGCAGCGGACCACAGCCACCCACCGCAAGCTGGTCGTGAATCTACGAAAGATTCAGGAGCCATGCTGCTACGAACCCGAAAACCCGAATGCCTCACAGTTCAACGACTtcgacgaggatgccttCAATCGCGAGTTTATTAGATGTGTCACCAAGATTATGCCCATCAAGAAGTCCGAGAGCGTTGGAGAACGGTCGATCCGATTTGTCGGCCTCTTTCTGCGCCATGCAAGCGAGAAGGACAATGAACTTATGGGggatgtcgaggatgaggcgaGCGTAATGCCCGAGACTCCGAGCACACGGCTTATCTCTCAGCTCCTGGAAGCCATCCTTCCGCTGATGAcagccaaggacaaggttgTTCGATACCGGTCGACTCAACTCGTCTCGCACATCATCAACTCgctcgatgccatcgatgACGACCTTTTCCAGAAGCTGCGTCATGGGCTGCTCAAGAGGATTCGCGACAAGGAGGCCATGGTCCGCTCTCAAGCGGTGTTGGGTCTTGGTCGACTTGCAGGGAATCAGGCGGAGGGCTGCACCAACTCTGATGATAGCGAGGATGGCGATACAGGCCTGCTTGAGAAGCTACTCGAGGTCCTCCAGAACGATCCAAATGCCGATGTGCGAAGatctctcctcgtcaacctcccTATTCTGCCCGAGACCCTGTCCTTGCTTCTTGAGCGAGCACGAGACCAAGATGCAGCAACTCGAAGGGCTGTTTACTCCCGACTCTTGCCCGCACTAGGAGATTTCCGACACCTTTCAGTTAAGATGCGAGAGAAGCTCCTCCGATGGGGTATTCGAGATAGAGATGAAAACGTCCGAAAAGCTGCGGGCAGATTATTCCGCGAGCGATGGATTGAGGACTGCGCAGGAGTGCAGCCTCGTGAAGATGGCGCCCCTGCAGAGCCATCACCTCCGAGCTTTGAAGGTCTTcaggagctgctggagcGAATTGACGTGGTCAACACGGGAGTTGAGAACGGAGTTGCTCTGGAAGCTATGAAGGGCTTCTGGGAGGGCCGGCCAGACTATCGCGAGACGGTTGAGTTTGACGACAACTTCTGGGAGACCCTTTCTGCTGAGTCCGTTTTCATGGCGAGGAGTTTCAACGAATTCTGCCGTAACGAAGGCGATGGCAAGTACTTGGCCctcctggaggagaagcttccTGAGGTGACAAAGCTTGCCTTCTACTTGGAGCGATATCTGCACGTCCTTGTTGAAGCCGTTAAGAGGGTGGctgagggcgatgaggatgaggacgaggaggaagaagacacGGTAGAACAGGAGTTCATCGCTGAGCAGCTGCTCCAAATCGCTCTGACTCTTGACTACTCTGACGAAGTTGGTCGACGGAAGATGTTTACCCTTCTTCGACAAGCCATCTCAATTCCTGAGCTGCCGGATGAAGTTACCAAGCTTGCCGTGGAGGCACTACAAGGGATCTGCGCCCCTGATGCTGCCGGAGAGCGAGAGTTTATCAGTATTGTCCTCGAGTCTGTGGCGGACGTTCACGACACCATCGTTGATGACCCGCCAGCTGAGGAGCCCGAGGACAGCTTCCACTCAGCCAGGTCCGAGGTCAGCAGCCGCCCAAGCACGCCAACTAAGAGCAGCAGGCGAGGCCATACTCCCGAGatgagcgaggaggaagcgcacgacaaggccgtcaaggagatcatcgtcaacatgaAGTGCCTTCACATTGTCCAATGCATGCTCACGCATGTGTCCATCAACCTTCAGGACAACACAGACCTGGTGTCGATGCTGAACAACCTAGTTGTCCCAGCCGTCCGCAGCCACGAAGCTCCTGTTCGAGAGAGAGGCTTGGTGTGTCTCGGCCTCTGCGCTCTTCTTGATCGCTCGGTTGCAGAGGAGAACCTGACTCTGTTTATGCACTTCTTCAGCAAGGGCCACACCGCTCTTCAGATTACGGCGCTACACATCTTGACTGATATCCTCAACGTTCATGGCGCAGATCTGCTATCCTCTACCCCTAGCCTGCTAAAGGTCTACATCAAGGCTGTCAAGGGCGGGGCTAAGTCTCCAGAAGTCCAAGCAGCTGCTACTGTTGCTGTCTCAAAGCTTCTGCTGGGCCGTGTTGtcagcgatgaggaggccTGTCGGGATCTGCTCAAGTCTCTGGTGGTTGCGTACTTTGACccctcatcagcatcaaaCCAGACAGTTCGACAGGCCCTGAACTACTTCCTCCCTGTGTTCTGCTTCTCACGGGCCGAGAATCAGGATCTCATGCGGACTATCGCGctcgatgccatccatgCCCTCTTCAATGTCCGCGAAGgcttggaagatgatgatgtggatgtcgaggaggacatggtTAGCATGACCACCATCGGAGCCTGTTTGGTGGATTGGACGGATCCCAGAAAGTGCTACAGCCCTACAGACTTGTTGGATaccgagaagaaggttgtAAATGGTGATGTGCATCTGGAGTTTGCCATGGACATTCTGGAGAAGCTGCAAGGCAATATTGCCA aagaagagaagaagctcctcgcTACGCTCCTTGGAAAGCTTCACGTGTCTCCTGGTTCAACTGAGGAGAAGTTGCGCGAGGCATATACCGAAGTCAGCGTcgctgtcgaggatggcCTGCTGTCTGATGCCACTAGCCGCAACGCCCTCTACAAGATCCACGTCAGTCTGGGCAAGATTGTCAACGCCCTTGACgatcaacagcaacagcctgctTATAGGCGCTCTAGCCGTAGCACGTCAGTGACTCTGGACCGACAAACacctgaggaggagaagtcgGTGGTTTCGGAGCCACgtatcaaggaggaggaggaagagagcgaTGATACCATTgtgcccaaggaggagagggagtcATTAGTGGAAGAGCTCTTGTCagacggcgacgacgtcGAAATGACGGACGTCTGA